Proteins encoded by one window of Melospiza melodia melodia isolate bMelMel2 chromosome 9, bMelMel2.pri, whole genome shotgun sequence:
- the NKX2-3 gene encoding homeobox protein Nkx-2.3: MMLPSPVTSTPFSVKDILNLEQQQDPHYGAQLPHHLEHHFHPAACLLAAADGARFSDGEEEEEEEKLSYLSPMAAPGTQADARISADNYVHAVLRSSCEAPGPGEELEPAVRDPSEYRCVLKKPLDAAEKAEETERPKQRSRRKPRVLFSQAQVFELERRFKQQRYLSAPEREHLASSLKLTSTQVKIWFQNRRYKCKRQRQDKSLELGGPAAPPPPRRVAVPVLVRDGKPCLGGSQGYSSAYNGPYSYNGFPAYGYGNAASYNPGYGCTYPAGTGGASMQAACSPAAAASPFVNVGGLGGFSGGGQPLHQPAAGPSCGQGALQGIRAW, translated from the exons ATGATGTTACCGAGCCCCGTCACCTCCACACCCTTCTCTGTCAAAGACATCCTcaacctggagcagcagcaggacccgCACTATGGGGCCCAGCTCCCGCACCACCTGGAGCACCACTTCCACCCCGCCGCCTGCCTGCTGGCGGCCGCCGACGGCGCCCGCTTCTCCGACggcgaggaggaagaggaggaggaaaagctctCCTACCTGAGCCCCATGGCAGCGCCCGGCACCCAGGCGGACGCGCGGATCTCCGCCGACAACTACGTTCACGCCGTGCTGCGCAGCTCCTGCGAGGCTCCCGGCCCGGGAGAAGAGCTGGAGCCGGCGGTCCGAGACCCAAGTGAGTATCG CTGCGTCCTGAAGAAGCCGCTGGACGCAGCGGAGAAGGCGGAGGAGACGGAGAGGCCGAAGCAGCGGAGCCGGAGGAAGCCGCGCGTACTCTTCTCCCAGGCGCAGGTCTTCGAGCTGGAGCGCCGGTTCAAGCAGCAGCGTTACCTGTCGGCGCCCGAGCGGGAGCACCTGGCCAGCAGCCTCAAGCTCACCTCCACGCAGGTGAAGATCTGGTTCCAGAACCGGCGCTACAAGTGCAAGCGGCAGCGGCAGGACAAGTCGCTGGAGCtgggcggccccgcggccccgccgccgccgcgcaggGTGGCCGTGCCCGTGCTGGTCCGTGACGGCAAGCCGTGCCTCGGCGGGTCGCAGGGCTACAGCTCGGCGTACAACGGGCCCTACTCCTACAATGGCTTCCCCGCCTACGGCTACGGCAACGCAGCCTCCTACAACCCCGGCTACGGCTGCACCTACCCGGCGGGCACCGGCGGCGCGTCCATGCAAGCCGCCTGCAGCCCGGCGGCGGCCGCCAGCCCCTTCGTGAACGTGGGCGGCCTCGGCGGTTTCAGCGGCGGCGGCCAGCCGCTGCACCAGCCGGCGGCGGGGCCTTCCTGCGGCCAGGGCGCACTGCAGGGCATTCGGGCCTGGTAG